A genomic window from Thermococcus nautili includes:
- a CDS encoding dihydroorotate dehydrogenase electron transfer subunit, translating to MYSVVELRETWDVAKDVRAFRLSKGFDFTPGQFVMVWLPGVGEKPFSLAWKDLLVVKRVGPFTSKLFELSEGERLWVRGPYGRGFERKWKRVALVAGGIGIPPLYALARAWGKDFEGVTLIYGARSKEELALLDIEDYVDEVVITTDDGSAGRRGFPTDVLAERKGEFDGVYACGPEPMLKAVLRVMDYGNVQVSAERYMKCGIGVCGSCNLGKYLVCRDGPVFDGVQLRGLL from the coding sequence ATGTACAGCGTGGTTGAGCTGAGGGAAACCTGGGATGTTGCAAAGGACGTTAGGGCCTTCAGGCTCTCAAAGGGGTTCGACTTCACGCCGGGACAGTTCGTGATGGTCTGGCTTCCAGGAGTCGGAGAAAAACCTTTCAGTTTAGCCTGGAAAGACCTGCTCGTCGTCAAGCGCGTCGGACCCTTCACCTCGAAGCTCTTCGAGCTAAGCGAAGGCGAGAGGCTCTGGGTTCGCGGGCCCTACGGGAGGGGCTTCGAGAGAAAATGGAAGAGAGTAGCGCTCGTCGCCGGAGGAATTGGGATTCCACCGCTCTACGCGCTGGCGAGGGCCTGGGGAAAGGACTTCGAGGGGGTAACCCTAATCTACGGCGCCCGCTCGAAGGAAGAGCTGGCCCTTCTCGATATCGAAGACTACGTGGACGAGGTTGTAATCACTACTGACGACGGCTCGGCCGGCAGAAGGGGCTTCCCAACTGACGTCTTAGCCGAGAGGAAGGGCGAATTTGACGGGGTTTACGCCTGCGGTCCGGAGCCCATGCTCAAGGCCGTTCTGAGGGTCATGGACTACGGAAACGTCCAGGTCTCGGCGGAGCGCTACATGAAGTGCGGAATCGGTGTCTGCGGTTCCTGCAACCTCGGAAAGTACCTCGTATGCAGGGACGGCCCGGTCTTCGACGGGGTTCAGCTCAGGGGGCTTCTCTGA
- a CDS encoding radical SAM protein, with the protein MRYSWEEFARKMGVEPQILENEEARLLKKFVDEMLYPSHCRYCQGLDLSNPNPVHHPSYELTPACNHDCIFCYSNVAVKLGKAPKPGYYGWENPKAITVSQYGEPLLSKRIVEVNRMLRERFPEARLDLQTNGSLLTEELWQKLDFDIVMISLDASTREKHLKITNADTFDAVVNALRIVGSDKSVRSVVRTIFMPGINDEDIPRIAELAASLGIDEMHLQPLTVHELNVDRLKRAGLDFERAESMRELLKTAMEAKKYIDVRISGCLLAQLKKMDALTLFSVRRVAREVAPVVKRTRLE; encoded by the coding sequence ATGAGGTACAGCTGGGAGGAGTTTGCGAGGAAGATGGGCGTCGAGCCCCAGATTCTTGAGAACGAGGAGGCGAGACTCCTAAAGAAGTTCGTTGACGAGATGCTCTACCCGAGCCACTGCAGATACTGCCAGGGCCTCGATTTGAGCAATCCAAACCCCGTTCATCACCCGAGCTACGAGCTAACGCCCGCCTGCAACCACGACTGCATCTTCTGCTACTCGAACGTCGCGGTGAAGCTCGGAAAGGCGCCAAAACCGGGCTACTACGGCTGGGAGAACCCGAAAGCGATAACCGTTTCGCAGTACGGGGAGCCACTGCTGAGCAAGCGAATAGTAGAGGTCAACAGAATGCTCCGCGAGAGGTTTCCGGAGGCGAGGCTCGACCTCCAGACCAACGGCTCGCTCCTCACCGAGGAGCTCTGGCAAAAGCTCGACTTCGACATCGTCATGATAAGCCTCGACGCCTCGACGCGCGAAAAGCATCTCAAAATTACGAACGCCGACACGTTCGACGCAGTCGTCAACGCGCTGAGGATAGTTGGCTCGGACAAAAGCGTCCGCTCGGTTGTGAGAACAATATTCATGCCCGGGATAAACGATGAGGACATACCGAGGATAGCGGAGCTGGCAGCTTCCCTTGGAATAGACGAGATGCACCTACAGCCGCTGACGGTTCACGAGCTCAACGTGGACCGACTTAAGAGGGCGGGCCTCGATTTCGAGAGGGCCGAGAGCATGAGGGAGCTTCTCAAAACGGCGATGGAGGCAAAGAAGTACATAGACGTCAGGATAAGCGGTTGCCTTTTAGCCCAGCTCAAGAAAATGGACGCGCTCACGCTCTTCAGCGTCAGGAGGGTCGCGAGAGAGGTAGCGCCGGTTGTGAAGAGGACGAGACTTGAGTAG
- a CDS encoding ABC transporter substrate-binding protein, with product MNRKALSLFVMGLMLFSVFLVAKPASAQTVQGDKLKIVYLAAQGSLFMGVFNPSPSGMTDVYTNRIWYFLNDPMIMMGPDAQRHNYRCQLVDVKYNVQVPDDAVIWNGTEKKWVSPYAGKTATSAVTWKCGLGTWVDGQKITLADYLFSYAMTWEWAYQDGKDDKYYDEEWGNNYQGTLETIMGLKVNKVTDDYIEYTVYQDYIVPYSKWATALNFGVKPSVPWELYNVMSEMVANGVEGKAFSWSEQPQGGYQIDMIDPDQMKYFKAEAQAILNSGKLIPVWLETAKDVLQKWGISEEQAGITTDLAKEGYESVISWVDKYNNAIIGDGPYYVEKYDPKAMTVVLKMANNKRIGYPGEVNGKKLPWDPYWKEIDIYGSLNDDTAILAVAKGEYDLYWYARPYNKIAKALQEYGDNLNPMKTIAVWWSVNLNLVGDPQTGLVNSSGQTKFNPFALREVRYAMNWLINRQYIVSQVLQGSGAPLFGTAVSGQVDAYSNYMMVAKALGFTPQGDEAYAIKMIDEAMNKAAQALKAKGHTLEKKDGVWYFDGEPVTVKVIARVEDERLDEGKYLAQILQKAGFKVDLLQWQRSQASKAVYLSDPTTLQWHVYTEGWVVSGIQDVASLAWDFWFFDIYVDPNWGTDYHNPMTVKDLVDATANGDLNKFISTIGLKYYNTPDKLKPLLDWTGYDLANLLAYAKWTGPNNDTVKLQSLDQFWDLYKLAYGTHSLNAPRVYTAETWNFFLLNKRIKVEFVDPISGVGSILSARSIEPAPKETPTTTPQTTSSEEKQTTSSQPTSTPTSSTSEESKGLCGPAFIVGLAIVPLLLRRRK from the coding sequence ATGAATAGGAAAGCCCTAAGCCTGTTCGTTATGGGCTTGATGTTGTTTAGCGTTTTCTTGGTTGCCAAGCCAGCAAGCGCGCAGACGGTCCAGGGAGATAAGCTTAAAATCGTGTACCTTGCCGCTCAGGGCAGCCTCTTCATGGGTGTCTTCAACCCGTCCCCGAGCGGAATGACCGACGTTTACACCAACCGCATCTGGTACTTCCTCAACGACCCCATGATAATGATGGGCCCGGACGCCCAGAGGCACAACTACAGGTGCCAGCTCGTTGACGTCAAGTACAACGTTCAGGTTCCGGACGATGCTGTAATCTGGAATGGAACCGAGAAGAAGTGGGTCAGCCCCTACGCGGGCAAGACCGCTACCAGCGCCGTCACCTGGAAGTGCGGTCTCGGAACCTGGGTTGACGGCCAGAAGATAACCCTCGCCGACTACCTCTTTAGCTATGCTATGACCTGGGAGTGGGCCTACCAGGACGGCAAGGACGACAAGTACTACGATGAGGAGTGGGGCAACAACTACCAGGGAACCCTCGAGACCATAATGGGTCTCAAGGTCAACAAGGTCACCGACGACTACATCGAGTACACCGTTTACCAGGACTACATAGTTCCCTACAGCAAGTGGGCTACTGCCCTCAACTTCGGTGTGAAGCCGAGCGTTCCGTGGGAGCTCTACAACGTTATGAGCGAGATGGTTGCCAACGGCGTCGAGGGCAAGGCCTTCTCCTGGAGCGAGCAGCCGCAGGGCGGATACCAGATTGATATGATTGACCCCGACCAGATGAAGTACTTCAAGGCCGAAGCCCAGGCCATCCTCAACAGCGGAAAGCTCATCCCGGTCTGGCTTGAGACCGCCAAGGACGTCCTCCAGAAGTGGGGCATCAGCGAGGAGCAGGCTGGAATAACCACCGACCTTGCCAAGGAGGGCTACGAGAGCGTCATCAGCTGGGTTGACAAGTACAACAACGCCATCATCGGCGACGGTCCGTACTACGTTGAGAAGTACGACCCGAAGGCTATGACCGTCGTTCTCAAGATGGCCAACAACAAGAGGATTGGCTATCCGGGAGAGGTCAACGGCAAGAAGCTTCCGTGGGACCCGTACTGGAAGGAGATTGACATCTACGGTAGCCTTAACGACGACACCGCTATCCTCGCCGTTGCCAAGGGCGAGTACGACCTCTACTGGTACGCCAGGCCCTACAACAAGATAGCCAAGGCCCTTCAGGAGTACGGTGACAACCTCAACCCGATGAAGACCATCGCCGTCTGGTGGAGCGTCAACCTCAACCTCGTCGGCGACCCGCAGACTGGTCTCGTCAACTCGAGCGGCCAGACCAAGTTCAACCCGTTCGCGCTCCGTGAGGTCAGGTACGCTATGAACTGGCTCATCAACAGGCAGTACATCGTCAGCCAGGTCCTCCAGGGAAGCGGTGCTCCGCTCTTCGGTACCGCCGTCAGCGGTCAGGTTGACGCTTACAGCAACTACATGATGGTTGCCAAGGCCCTCGGCTTCACCCCGCAGGGTGACGAGGCCTACGCCATCAAGATGATTGACGAGGCCATGAACAAGGCCGCCCAGGCCCTTAAGGCCAAGGGCCACACCCTTGAGAAGAAGGACGGCGTCTGGTACTTCGACGGCGAGCCGGTTACTGTGAAGGTTATCGCTCGTGTTGAGGACGAGAGGCTTGACGAGGGTAAGTACCTCGCCCAGATACTCCAGAAGGCCGGCTTCAAGGTTGACCTCCTCCAGTGGCAGAGGAGCCAGGCCAGCAAGGCCGTCTACCTCAGCGACCCGACCACCCTCCAGTGGCACGTCTACACTGAGGGTTGGGTCGTCAGCGGAATCCAGGATGTTGCCAGCCTTGCTTGGGACTTCTGGTTCTTCGACATCTACGTTGACCCGAACTGGGGTACCGACTACCACAACCCGATGACCGTTAAGGACCTCGTTGACGCTACCGCCAACGGTGACCTCAACAAGTTCATAAGCACCATCGGTCTTAAGTACTACAACACTCCGGACAAGCTCAAGCCGCTCCTTGACTGGACCGGCTACGACCTTGCTAACTTGCTCGCCTACGCCAAGTGGACCGGACCGAACAACGACACCGTCAAGCTCCAGAGCCTCGACCAGTTCTGGGACCTCTACAAGCTCGCCTACGGTACCCACTCACTCAACGCTCCGCGTGTCTACACCGCCGAGACCTGGAACTTCTTCCTCCTCAACAAGAGGATAAAGGTCGAGTTCGTTGACCCGATAAGCGGTGTTGGCAGCATACTCTCAGCCAGGTCCATTGAGCCCGCCCCGAAGGAGACCCCGACCACCACCCCGCAGACCACCAGCAGTGAGGAGAAGCAGACCACCAGCAGCCAGCCGACCAGCACTCCGACCAGCTCAACCAGCGAGGAGAGCAAGGGACTCTGCGGTCCGGCCTTCATCGTCGGCCTTGCCATAGTGCCGCTCCTCCTCAGGAGGAGGAAGTGA
- a CDS encoding ABC transporter permease, with protein MGMSFGKYVAYRLINAVIILFLAVLLMSALFTKLATIQLTAQVNEEVQMWVRSYTQTHHTQPSQELIEQYKQTRIKYYHLDQPYWKRTWEYAINTFTFNWGQSFQKVFGTTVITDQIKTALGRTILLFTTAEILVIIIGLALGIKSARSPGSLLDRTISILAMVTTSLPMWWLGMLMILVFVVYLGWLPITLYSQVQVSGWVNILKKMSLPVVTIVINLFGGWAWTTRNIMIGTMQEDFIMVARAKGVPERKIIYGHALKAAAPPIITMVIFGLIGSLGGAMITEIVFNWPGMGRLYYEALQLNAVKTMMALNYMFAMMTVFSMVLADILYAYLDPRIRIGAAARS; from the coding sequence ATGGGGATGAGCTTTGGAAAGTACGTGGCGTACCGTTTGATAAACGCTGTGATAATCCTCTTCCTGGCGGTCCTATTGATGTCCGCCCTCTTCACGAAGCTCGCAACAATACAGCTGACTGCCCAGGTGAACGAGGAAGTGCAGATGTGGGTTAGGTCTTACACGCAGACCCACCACACCCAGCCTTCCCAGGAGCTCATTGAGCAGTACAAGCAGACCAGGATTAAGTACTACCACCTCGACCAGCCCTACTGGAAGAGAACGTGGGAATACGCGATAAATACGTTCACGTTCAATTGGGGACAGTCGTTCCAGAAGGTCTTTGGAACCACCGTTATAACAGACCAGATTAAAACGGCCCTTGGCAGGACGATACTCCTGTTTACGACTGCAGAAATCCTGGTTATCATCATAGGTCTTGCCCTTGGTATCAAGAGCGCTCGCAGTCCGGGAAGCCTGCTCGACAGAACCATATCCATTCTGGCAATGGTCACCACGAGCCTTCCGATGTGGTGGCTCGGAATGCTCATGATACTCGTCTTCGTTGTCTACCTCGGCTGGCTGCCGATAACGCTCTACTCACAGGTTCAGGTCTCCGGATGGGTTAACATTCTCAAGAAGATGAGCCTCCCGGTCGTTACAATAGTCATCAACCTCTTCGGTGGCTGGGCCTGGACGACCAGAAACATCATGATTGGAACCATGCAGGAAGACTTCATTATGGTTGCCAGGGCAAAGGGTGTTCCCGAGAGGAAGATTATCTACGGCCACGCCCTCAAGGCTGCCGCCCCGCCGATTATCACCATGGTCATCTTCGGTCTCATAGGCTCCCTCGGCGGTGCAATGATTACCGAGATAGTCTTCAACTGGCCGGGAATGGGACGTCTCTACTACGAGGCGCTTCAGCTCAACGCCGTTAAGACGATGATGGCACTGAACTACATGTTCGCAATGATGACCGTCTTCTCGATGGTGCTCGCGGACATACTGTACGCGTACCTCGACCCGAGAATCAGAATCGGCGCCGCTGCCCGCTCGTGA
- a CDS encoding dihydroorotase: MHELVLKGKFILRGESFDGSVGIDNGRISKISVQELRGEKELDLSGYLILPGLMDTHVHLRDFEQKDKETVKSGTKAALHGGITAVFDMPNTKPPVMDSRTFEKRLELFQREAYADYALSFLIRSNCGEAKKARADFYKAFMGASTGGIYSEDFESDYACSPGVLSVHAEDAELIHEKPERPPEVEEVAIKRALESAEKLKKPLNICHVSTKGGIEAILRKNLPWVSFEVTPHHLFLTRRNYERNPLLKVYPPLRTEEHVKALWENFSRIPIIASDHAPHTLEDKEAGAAGIPGLETEVALLLDAVNRGIIDIFDIVEKMHDNPIKVFGIRGRNFAIGNEATFTVVDLKREWTVKPEEFYTKAKWSPWEGRKLKGKVVMTILRGKVVMEDDEIVGKPEGVRLDVQRG; encoded by the coding sequence ATGCACGAGCTCGTTTTAAAGGGAAAGTTCATTCTCAGAGGGGAATCCTTTGATGGCAGCGTGGGTATTGATAACGGCAGAATATCAAAGATATCTGTTCAAGAGCTTCGTGGAGAAAAAGAGCTGGATTTATCCGGGTATCTAATCCTTCCAGGCCTCATGGACACCCACGTCCACCTCAGAGACTTCGAGCAGAAGGACAAAGAAACGGTCAAAAGTGGGACGAAAGCGGCCCTCCACGGGGGAATCACGGCAGTTTTTGACATGCCCAACACGAAGCCACCTGTCATGGACTCCAGGACCTTTGAGAAGCGCCTTGAGCTTTTCCAGAGAGAGGCCTACGCCGACTACGCCCTCAGCTTTTTGATAAGGAGCAACTGCGGGGAGGCTAAAAAAGCCCGGGCAGATTTCTACAAAGCCTTTATGGGCGCCTCCACAGGCGGAATCTACTCAGAGGACTTTGAGAGCGATTACGCCTGCTCACCCGGCGTTCTGAGCGTCCACGCGGAAGATGCGGAGCTAATCCACGAGAAACCCGAGAGGCCACCGGAAGTCGAGGAAGTTGCCATAAAGCGAGCCCTTGAAAGCGCTGAGAAACTTAAAAAACCGCTGAACATCTGCCACGTATCAACGAAGGGGGGAATTGAAGCCATACTCCGAAAAAACCTCCCCTGGGTGAGCTTCGAGGTCACGCCCCACCACCTGTTCCTGACGAGGAGGAACTACGAGAGGAACCCGCTCCTCAAGGTTTACCCCCCTCTGCGGACGGAGGAGCACGTTAAAGCGCTCTGGGAGAACTTCTCGCGGATTCCCATAATAGCGAGCGACCACGCACCGCACACACTCGAGGACAAGGAAGCGGGAGCGGCGGGGATTCCGGGGCTCGAGACGGAGGTTGCACTCCTCCTCGATGCGGTGAACAGAGGGATTATAGATATCTTTGACATCGTTGAGAAAATGCACGACAACCCGATTAAGGTCTTCGGAATCAGAGGTAGGAACTTTGCCATCGGAAACGAGGCCACCTTTACGGTCGTTGACCTTAAGCGGGAGTGGACGGTCAAACCGGAGGAGTTTTACACCAAGGCCAAGTGGAGCCCCTGGGAGGGGCGGAAGCTGAAGGGAAAGGTTGTGATGACGATTCTCCGCGGAAAGGTCGTTATGGAGGATGACGAAATCGTAGGAAAGCCGGAGGGGGTTCGTTTGGATGTACAGCGTGGTTGA